The window CCCATGTCCCATCCGCGACAACATAGCATTCGGCAGGGCAAACGACGCCAAATTCCTTTTTATTGAGATATTCTATCTCGCGCTGAAAGACGGCGCGAACTTCGTCGCCGTCGGGCCATGCTCCGTCCTGCACAATGCCGACGCGCACTTCGCCGTATACCGGCAAGGCCAGCGCCAAGCAGCCAATCCCAACCAACCAACGAACGGCTTTTCCTCCACGCATTTCCTGCACTCCGGCGGGCCTGCAACGGATTCCCGCAAACGGTTATTGTGGGGCGGCTGGACGGGGCGTTTCAAACTCCTGGCGTTTGAAACGCGAATCAGCGGGTTCTTTCAGTTTTGGCTTTTCGGGCATGGACGGCATGGACGGCATGGTCACCCCGGGTTTGTCGGGCCGATGCGGCGGACCGGAATCGGGTTCCTTCCGCGGAACAACAGGCCGCTTAGGAGATTCAACGGGTTCCAATGCCGGCGGATCGCCGACGGGCGGCCACGCGGGCACGGGGCCAAATTTCGCTTCCCATGCCCGATCCGCCGCGTCCCTCCATGCAGGACGTTCGCGCAGAAACAACACATAGGCCGCATACCGATCCGACAGCACCGGGTCGCGGCGGACGCATCCGCGCCAGTAGCGCGCCCAGTCGCGCGCCCGGGGTTCGACGGCCCACGCCAGCGCCTGCCGCCGCCATGCCCAGAAATCGGGCGGGCGCCGCGCAAGACGAGCGAAAAGTTGTTGATATTCGGGCGCACCCATGTTCCACCACGGGAAAACGGAATCGTGGGCAGCGGTGCATTCGTACAGTTTCCGAAACGCATCGCGCCACTCATCGCGCACGCGCGGATGCCCGGCAAGCCAAGTTCGCAGGGGATAGAACAGTTCCGGCACTGAAACCGGCCGGGCCGGGTTTTCGAAAAAACGAAGCGCGTCCCCCGCATGGGATTGAAGCCAGAACACCCCCGCACAGCCGTGGGTCCGGACGATCTCCGAAGCCAGGACCGCCCGGCACCAGGCATCTTCTTTCGCGCGTAATATGTCGTCCCGCACGAGCGTCTCTGTGTAGCGGTCCCATGTCCGGCGAACGGTTTCGTCCCCCAGAATCGCCTCTTCAAAGATTTTCAACTCCGCCCGGAATTCGCCCGGATTCTGGATTGCGATCCATGCTTCCTCGGCGGACGCGATATCCGCATGCGTGTCGAGATAGGCAAGATAACCGCGATGTTGCCGGACGTAATGTTCATGGGCAAGGATCGCCGTCCACGCGGTATCAATCAGGGACTTTTCCTCCATGGACAGCGCCTGCCCGCATAAGACAATCAGGCAGCCGGTCCACGCGCCCATCATGTCACGCCGAGTTCCGCCGCCAGATCGAGAATCGTGAACCGGTTGCGCAGGTAGCGCGCGAAACGTTGCGCGTTGCGGTACTCCTCGACGGGCGCCAACAGGCCTTCGGCGTCAACGGCGCCGCCCGACGCCCGGATCGCTTCCGCGACTGTCGCCGATGGCAGCAATTCCTTCTTCAGTGCGTCGCGCAACGCGGGAAGACCGTCGCGGAACCGTTCGATCTCGCGGCGAAGCCCCTCGCGGTCGCGCGTCTTCTGCTGCCATTGCGCCCAGACTTCCGGCCCAACCGAACCCCAATCCGCGTCAATCCACCGGTGAATCGTTTCGTCGTCGGGATGCGCACCGGCCAGCGCCTCCGGATCGATTCGCGCCGGATCCAGCGCCAGTACCTTTTCCCACAGTTCCAGCGTGTACACGGTCGCTACGCCGACCTGCGCGCCGTGCAAATCGTTCGGAGTCTTCTTCGTTGCGTGCTTCATGTCGAGGTAATGCGAAATCAGATGCTCGCCGCCCGATGCCGGCGCGGACGATCCCGCCACCACCATCGAGAATCCCGCCAGCAACAGCGCTTCAAGCACAATACCGACGGCTTCCGGGTCGCGCCGCGCCACGCGGGGCGCCGCCTCGAGCAGTTTCTCCTGCGTGCCCTCGAAAAAATCGCCCGGACGCGAACAATAGTATTCATCGCGCAGAAAATGCGCCGCGTACCAATCCGACGACGACGAG is drawn from Candidatus Hydrogenedentota bacterium and contains these coding sequences:
- a CDS encoding iron-containing alcohol dehydrogenase encodes the protein MVKLGWHSLGTSFDCPCGIRHELPIEACYLGEGAAARLAAFAREKCGKTCLIVSDANTRHAGGERLLSALSGAGKTCTEHVFGSDPFEATEELGEVVARAGMDADFFVGLGSGTLCDLAKYAGHKLKRPTLLYATAASMNGYTSSIVAMKIRGLKRTSPVQPALGVFADPDVVATAPIKMAAAGVGDFLSKNSSSSDWYAAHFLRDEYYCSRPGDFFEGTQEKLLEAAPRVARRDPEAVGIVLEALLLAGFSMVVAGSSAPASGGEHLISHYLDMKHATKKTPNDLHGAQVGVATVYTLELWEKVLALDPARIDPEALAGAHPDDETIHRWIDADWGSVGPEVWAQWQQKTRDREGLRREIERFRDGLPALRDALKKELLPSATVAEAIRASGGAVDAEGLLAPVEEYRNAQRFARYLRNRFTILDLAAELGVT